The sequence CCTGGCGCAAGAAGAAACGCCCCGGCGCAAGCCGGGGCGTGTGAGGGTTGGATGGCAGCCTGAGGCCCGGCAAGCGCGTTAGGTGCCGTTGCCCTTGATCTCGGAGTAGCCGCCCTTGGCGTCCCACTTGTAGACGACGTAGTCGATCTGCTTGATGTCGCCCTTGGCGTCATACTCGATCGGGCCGATCACGGTGTCCCACTTGCCGGCCTTCATCGCCTCCATGACCTTCTTGGCGTCGGTGGTGCCCGCCTTCTTGGCAGCTTGCGACCACACCTGCATCGCGGCGTAGGTGTAGAGCGTATAGCCTTCGGGGTCGATGTTCTTGGCCTTGAAGGCATCGACGATCTTCTTGGCCGTCGGCTTGTTGCGCGGATCGGGGCCGAAGGTGAACAGGGTGCCTTCGCCGGCGGGGCCGGTGATGGAGGCGTACTCCTTGTCGGCGAGCGCGTCGCCGGCCATCAGCACCGTCTTGAGACCCTGGTCGCGCATCTGGCGCAGGATCAGGCCGCTCTCCTGATGGTAGCCGCCGACATAGACGAGGTCGATGTTGTCGCGCTTCAGGCGCGAGACGATCGCGTTGAAGTCCTTATCGCCCTTGTTATAGGACTCGTACATCTTCTCGGTGATGCCGGCCTTGTTGAGCGCCTTCTTGGTCTCGTCCGCAAGACCCTTGCCGTAGGTGGTCTTGTCGTTGAGGATGGCGATGTTCTTGCCCTTGTAGTTCTTGGCGATGTACTGCGCCGCGATCAGGCCCTGCTGATCGTCACGGCCGCAGACGCGCGCCACGTTCCAGAGCTTGCGCTCGGTGAAGAGCGGGTTGGTCGAGGCCGGGGTGATCTGAAGGACGTTGCCGTCCGCATAGGCCTCGGAGGCGGGGATCGACGACGACGAGCAATAGTGCCCGGCGACGAAGGGGATCTTGGCGCCGGCGATCTTCTCGGCGATCGAGCGTGCCTGCTTCGGATCGCAGGCATCGTCCTCGACGGAGAGCGCAAGCTTCTTGCCGTTGACGCCGCCGGCGGCGTTGATATCGGCCACCGCCATCTCGGCGCCGTTCTTCATCTGGCGGCCGAAGGCCGACTCGCCGCCGGTCATCGGGCCTGCGACTGCGATGGTGACATCCTGCGCGAATGCCGCGCTCGATAGCGCGATCGACGCGCCGAATGCCAGACCGATGAGCTTCAGTGATTTCATGAGATACCTCGCGGGTGGTCGCCTGTGGAAGTCGCCGGGCATGCCCGGTCCAAACCGGCGCCATTCTTGAATGAATTCGAGGAGAAGTCACCGGCAAAATACGGGCATTGGCGGAGATATCTCGCCGCATTGCGCTGCAGATGGCCGCGCTCAGCCGTGCCGGCCGCCTTCCAGATAGGCGGCGCGAATCTCGGGGCGCTGCAGCAACTCGGCGCCGGTCCCGGCCAGCGTGATCAGGCCATTGACCATGACGTAGCCGCGGTGGGCGAGCTTGAGGGCGTGATTGGCGTTCTGCTCGACGATCAGGACGGTCAGGCCGTCCTGTCGGTTCAGGGTGCGGATCGCGTCGAAAATCTGGCGGGCGATCAGCGGCGCAAGCCCGAGCGAGGGCTCGTCGAGCAGCAGCAGGCGGGGACGGCTCATCAGGGCGCGGCCGATCGCCAGCATCTGCTGCTCGCCGCCGGACAGGGTTCCGCCGCGCTGGGCGTAGCGTTCCTTCAGCCGTGGAAACAGCGTGAAGACGCGCTGGAGCGTCGCCTCGCGCTCCGCATCGGTGCATTCGGTGGCATCGGCCCCCATCTGGAGGTTTTCCGCCACGCTCATGCGCGGGAAGATGCGGCGGCCCTCCGGCGATTGCGCGATGCGCAAATGCGCAATCTCATGGGTCGG is a genomic window of Bradyrhizobium sp. CB1717 containing:
- a CDS encoding ABC transporter ATP-binding protein, whose product is MTAAPTPLLAIRSLRAAYGKIEALKGVDVEINAGEIVALIGANGAGKSTLMMTIFGKPRARAGQILYEGRDITDVPTHEIAHLRIAQSPEGRRIFPRMSVAENLQMGADATECTDAEREATLQRVFTLFPRLKERYAQRGGTLSGGEQQMLAIGRALMSRPRLLLLDEPSLGLAPLIARQIFDAIRTLNRQDGLTVLIVEQNANHALKLAHRGYVMVNGLITLAGTGAELLQRPEIRAAYLEGGRHG
- a CDS encoding branched-chain amino acid ABC transporter substrate-binding protein, with the protein product MKSLKLIGLAFGASIALSSAAFAQDVTIAVAGPMTGGESAFGRQMKNGAEMAVADINAAGGVNGKKLALSVEDDACDPKQARSIAEKIAGAKIPFVAGHYCSSSSIPASEAYADGNVLQITPASTNPLFTERKLWNVARVCGRDDQQGLIAAQYIAKNYKGKNIAILNDKTTYGKGLADETKKALNKAGITEKMYESYNKGDKDFNAIVSRLKRDNIDLVYVGGYHQESGLILRQMRDQGLKTVLMAGDALADKEYASITGPAGEGTLFTFGPDPRNKPTAKKIVDAFKAKNIDPEGYTLYTYAAMQVWSQAAKKAGTTDAKKVMEAMKAGKWDTVIGPIEYDAKGDIKQIDYVVYKWDAKGGYSEIKGNGT